A region from the Gemmatimonadota bacterium genome encodes:
- a CDS encoding ATP-binding cassette domain-containing protein, with protein sequence MSVGWEVALEGRLGRLSLDLRFQTGGAPVAIVGPNGAGKTTLLRVLAGARVPVRGVIRVDGRTLLDSAAGIDILPEQRRIAYLPQGYALFPHLNALDNVAFGVAASSRANRRREARRLLAELSAEHLAERTPERLSGGEQQRVALARALATGPLALLLDEPLAALDPTSRRSTRAFLAEYLSARRRPALVVTHELRDVIALGGRAIVIMDGRVVQVGTVAELAADPANDFVAEFFQAVEVAQR encoded by the coding sequence GTGAGCGTGGGCTGGGAGGTGGCGCTGGAGGGGCGCCTGGGCCGGCTGAGCCTCGATCTCCGGTTCCAGACCGGCGGGGCGCCGGTGGCGATCGTCGGCCCCAACGGTGCGGGGAAGACGACGTTGCTGCGAGTGCTGGCCGGAGCACGTGTCCCGGTGCGCGGCGTCATCCGCGTCGACGGCCGGACGCTGCTCGACAGCGCGGCGGGAATCGACATCCTGCCCGAGCAGCGGCGGATCGCGTATCTCCCCCAGGGCTACGCGTTGTTCCCCCATCTGAATGCGCTCGACAACGTGGCGTTCGGCGTGGCAGCCAGCTCACGCGCGAACCGTCGGCGCGAGGCGCGCCGGTTGCTCGCGGAACTGTCCGCCGAGCACCTCGCGGAGCGGACGCCGGAGCGTCTTTCCGGTGGAGAACAACAGCGGGTGGCGCTGGCGCGTGCGCTGGCGACGGGACCCCTCGCCCTGCTGCTGGACGAGCCGCTGGCCGCGCTCGACCCCACCTCGCGACGGAGTACCCGAGCCTTCCTGGCGGAGTACCTGAGCGCTCGTCGGCGCCCGGCACTCGTCGTCACGCACGAGCTGCGTGACGTGATCGCGCTGGGCGGCCGGGCCATCGTGATCATGGACGGACGCGTCGTGCAGGTGGGGACGGTGGCGGAGCTGGCTGCGGACCCGGCCAACGACTTCGTTGCCGAGTTCTTCCAGGCGGTGGAGGTGGCGCAGCGCTGA
- a CDS encoding carboxypeptidase regulatory-like domain-containing protein produces MRLTVLGCVWLGTALPLAAQVSLTGVVVDARTDLPIEGAALTLLGTDRQLVTTADGAFRFTGLPAGDLILRTRRLGYADRADTLSVGDGETLDLRVPLSVRAIDLAPIVVVARGRERDPARAFRLDGMDRAAIEAVLPRAHTMQDLIRQANVPGLELYELQQPGESASLCIELRRARRDLRNTGCNSVSVYIDGRRAINPTSALVDLSPEVIERWEIVDPIDARVLYGTDGDRGVLAIETRIPVDGDRAAPRVARDLARFRVVIAAVGGAPATVHDGRALTFGTGNGDAQYTERTAWRPGVLVAVQARVAGWLPDLSLGAYAFSGGSEARYGGTGAAGTFTTSLSTQGVDLTLRPLLHRSLLWDLYLEAGASLAREELTLEDPTPPGAGPEVVEILATHLERSWTTLGVAVGMHLERQISPAWSVLAGGRMRLLTGGKADDALEPRDGSAPAPLRLPMADERHARTTVEVGLVRRLGR; encoded by the coding sequence ATGCGCCTGACAGTGTTGGGCTGTGTGTGGTTGGGAACGGCGTTGCCGCTGGCCGCCCAGGTCAGCTTGACCGGTGTGGTCGTCGACGCGCGCACCGACCTGCCCATCGAAGGTGCAGCGTTGACCCTGCTGGGCACCGACCGTCAGCTCGTCACCACCGCGGACGGGGCCTTCCGCTTCACCGGTCTTCCCGCCGGCGACCTCATCCTCCGCACCCGACGGCTGGGGTACGCCGACCGGGCGGATACGCTGTCGGTCGGGGACGGTGAGACGCTGGATCTGCGGGTCCCCCTCAGCGTGCGTGCCATCGATCTGGCACCGATCGTGGTGGTCGCTCGCGGGCGGGAGCGCGACCCGGCGCGCGCCTTCCGGCTCGACGGGATGGACCGCGCGGCCATCGAGGCCGTACTCCCTCGTGCGCACACCATGCAGGATCTCATCCGCCAGGCCAACGTGCCCGGACTGGAGCTCTACGAGCTGCAACAACCCGGGGAGAGCGCGTCGCTGTGCATCGAGCTGCGACGTGCACGCCGCGACCTGAGGAACACGGGCTGCAACTCCGTTTCGGTCTACATCGACGGCCGGCGTGCCATCAACCCCACCTCGGCGTTGGTGGACCTTTCCCCCGAGGTCATCGAGCGCTGGGAGATCGTCGACCCCATCGATGCCCGCGTCCTCTACGGTACGGACGGGGACCGCGGTGTGCTCGCCATCGAGACGCGCATCCCCGTGGACGGAGACCGAGCGGCGCCGCGGGTGGCTCGCGATCTGGCCCGGTTCCGCGTGGTGATCGCGGCGGTGGGTGGCGCACCGGCCACCGTGCACGATGGCCGCGCGCTCACCTTCGGCACGGGCAACGGCGACGCTCAGTACACGGAGCGGACCGCCTGGCGGCCCGGCGTGCTGGTGGCGGTGCAGGCGCGCGTCGCCGGGTGGCTCCCAGACCTTTCGCTGGGCGCCTACGCCTTCTCGGGAGGGTCGGAGGCGCGCTACGGAGGCACCGGAGCCGCCGGCACCTTCACGACATCCCTGTCCACACAGGGCGTGGACCTCACGCTCCGCCCTCTGCTGCACCGGAGTCTCCTGTGGGATCTGTACCTGGAGGCTGGGGCTTCGCTGGCGCGTGAGGAGCTGACGTTGGAGGATCCCACTCCTCCCGGTGCGGGACCTGAGGTGGTCGAGATCCTGGCGACGCATCTGGAGCGGAGCTGGACCACGCTGGGCGTGGCGGTGGGGATGCACCTCGAGCGCCAGATCAGCCCGGCCTGGAGCGTGTTGGCCGGGGGCCGAATGCGGTTGCTGACGGGTGGCAAGGCCGACGACGCGCTGGAGCCCCGCGATGGATCCGCGCCTGCTCCACTGCGCTTGCCGATGGCGGACGAGCGTCATGCGCGCACCACCGTGGAGGTGGGGCTGGTGCGCCGGCTGGGGCGGTAG
- a CDS encoding substrate-binding domain-containing protein has product MDSLPFDPRVRDRRETLGLSQVELAGQVGISRQALGAIEAGRQVPSTLVALRLGRVLGCRVEDLFRLDPPAGLRVRLPEVSVGSLPARAGGSVRLALGWVDGRWVGHPLGSDGAEAADALVTGWDGRAALLPVEPLVDPGRAETNLLVAGCAPALGGLAQRTGLRFPDARMTWLPANSARALELLADGLVHVAGVHHARDSQETLEWVATHLPGRSFTLVTLAGWRQGILTRAGNPLGIEGAEDLARPGMRLALREPGAGASELLSRALAAAGARRAAAPGDVQAGGHMEVAALVAAGAADAGIAIENAAFAQGLAFRPLSEERFDLVIPTEALAARPTERLLDLLADAAVRRELAALAGYDSEVTGERRDSIDAGRSS; this is encoded by the coding sequence ATGGACTCCCTCCCCTTCGATCCCCGAGTGCGGGACCGGCGCGAAACGCTCGGTCTCTCGCAGGTCGAGCTCGCGGGGCAGGTCGGGATCAGCCGTCAGGCGCTGGGGGCCATCGAGGCCGGTCGTCAGGTACCCTCCACCCTGGTGGCCCTGCGTCTGGGCCGGGTTCTCGGCTGCCGCGTGGAGGACCTCTTTCGGCTGGACCCGCCGGCGGGGCTACGGGTCCGCCTGCCGGAGGTTTCCGTCGGTTCCCTGCCAGCGAGGGCCGGCGGTTCCGTCCGCCTGGCCCTGGGGTGGGTGGATGGGCGCTGGGTCGGCCACCCGCTCGGCTCGGACGGTGCCGAGGCCGCCGACGCGCTGGTCACCGGGTGGGACGGGCGCGCCGCTCTGCTTCCGGTTGAGCCGCTGGTGGACCCGGGCCGGGCGGAGACGAATCTGCTGGTGGCGGGATGCGCACCGGCCCTGGGCGGCCTGGCCCAGCGGACCGGTCTCCGCTTCCCCGACGCGCGAATGACCTGGCTTCCTGCCAACAGCGCGCGCGCGCTCGAGCTGCTGGCCGACGGTCTGGTCCACGTGGCGGGCGTTCACCATGCCCGCGACAGCCAGGAGACGTTGGAATGGGTGGCCACCCACCTGCCGGGCCGGTCCTTCACGCTGGTGACCCTGGCCGGATGGCGGCAAGGCATCCTCACCCGGGCCGGCAACCCGTTGGGCATCGAGGGGGCGGAGGACCTTGCTCGCCCGGGTATGCGGCTGGCGCTGCGGGAGCCTGGAGCGGGCGCCAGCGAGTTGCTGAGTCGGGCGCTCGCGGCCGCGGGAGCCCGGCGGGCCGCTGCGCCTGGGGACGTGCAGGCGGGCGGGCACATGGAGGTGGCCGCTCTGGTCGCTGCCGGTGCGGCCGACGCAGGCATCGCCATCGAGAATGCCGCGTTCGCCCAGGGACTCGCGTTCCGCCCTCTTTCGGAGGAGCGCTTCGACCTGGTGATCCCCACGGAAGCGCTTGCCGCCCGTCCCACCGAGCGGCTCCTGGACCTGCTTGCCGACGCCGCCGTCCGGCGTGAGCTGGCCGCCTTGGCGGGATATGACAGCGAAGTGACCGGCGAGCGACGGGACTCCATCGACGCTGGGCGGTCTTCGTGA
- the modB gene encoding molybdate ABC transporter permease subunit yields the protein MSRARPGQVLRLGGAGGWPGHLLAGMLLFCLALPVVALLASSSREALTAGLRDPRVLPALLLSLRSTFVSLALVLLTGTPLAWWLARSPGRLRGLLEPWVQLPIVLPPAVMGVALLDAFGRNGVLGPWLSALGLQIPFTTTAVVLAQVIVSAPFYVQSAAAAFGEVDDDLLMVARTLGASPTRAFLRVAVPVALPGLVSGAALCWARAVGEFGATLLFAGSLPGRTQTLPLAIFAALEADLDTARAIALILAVLAVGVLMVMRLLPRRGSRLRPRVGGVS from the coding sequence ATGTCCCGTGCGCGCCCGGGGCAGGTGCTCCGTCTGGGAGGGGCGGGTGGGTGGCCCGGTCATCTGTTGGCCGGAATGCTTCTATTCTGTCTTGCCCTTCCGGTGGTCGCCCTGCTGGCATCCTCCTCGCGGGAGGCCTTGACCGCCGGCCTGCGCGATCCGCGGGTGCTGCCGGCGCTGCTGCTCAGCCTGCGTTCCACGTTCGTCAGCCTCGCGCTCGTCCTGCTCACCGGGACGCCGCTCGCCTGGTGGCTGGCCCGTTCTCCCGGCCGGCTCCGCGGCCTGCTGGAACCGTGGGTGCAGCTCCCCATCGTGCTCCCACCGGCGGTGATGGGGGTGGCGCTGCTCGATGCCTTCGGCCGCAACGGCGTGCTGGGCCCCTGGCTGTCCGCGCTGGGCCTGCAGATCCCGTTCACCACCACGGCGGTGGTGCTGGCACAGGTGATCGTGTCGGCACCCTTCTACGTGCAGTCGGCAGCGGCCGCCTTCGGCGAGGTGGACGACGATCTGCTCATGGTGGCGCGTACCTTGGGTGCCTCGCCGACCCGCGCCTTCCTGCGGGTGGCGGTGCCCGTGGCGCTCCCGGGGCTCGTGAGCGGAGCCGCGCTCTGCTGGGCGCGGGCGGTGGGTGAGTTCGGGGCCACGCTTCTCTTCGCGGGCAGCCTGCCCGGCCGTACGCAGACCCTGCCGCTGGCCATCTTCGCAGCCCTGGAAGCAGATCTGGACACGGCGCGCGCGATCGCGCTCATCCTGGCCGTCCTGGCCGTGGGTGTGCTGATGGTGATGCGCCTGCTGCCGCGCCGAGGGTCGCGACTACGCCCCCGCGTGGGAGGCGTGTCGTGA
- a CDS encoding bifunctional metallophosphatase/5'-nucleotidase codes for MTLLTACAGHGASAGGPAPRDGVVEVSLLHLNDVYEMTPIEGGAAGGLARVATVRDRLAAADAPLLVTFGGDLLSPSAMGTARVDGARLNGTQMVAVMNALGLDVAVLGNHEFDIGEVDFRARVSESRFQWLATNVTDSAGRPFEGVRPWVFRTVGDSDGDTVRIAFVGAVLGSGAPAWVRVADPLPSLRDAAAIVADSADAVVALTHLNVATDRALLEGTADVDLVLGGHEHEAMVVAVGDRLIVKADANAVSAAHVRIPVAQGRAGVAVAEILPITDALAEDPAVAAEVASWVERAFQGFRADGFQPEQVIARIPSDLDGREAEVLLRPTGLTRLIADAFAAEDADADAVLYNAGSIRFDDVLRAGPVTEYDLIRVLPFGGVSYSVDLRGDVLERALDQGAQNRGTGGFLQTAGVEGASGAWRVAGAPLDPGRTYRVVLPDYLLTGRERGLGFLAADQEGVSVQAEHPDMRLSVKAELTRRFPPAGR; via the coding sequence ATGACGCTGCTGACTGCCTGCGCCGGGCACGGTGCGTCGGCGGGCGGGCCCGCGCCGCGCGACGGCGTGGTCGAGGTGTCGCTCCTCCACCTCAACGACGTCTACGAGATGACACCCATCGAGGGTGGGGCGGCCGGCGGGTTGGCGCGCGTGGCCACTGTGCGGGATCGGCTGGCCGCTGCGGATGCGCCTCTTCTCGTGACCTTCGGGGGCGATCTCCTGAGCCCCTCCGCGATGGGCACCGCCCGAGTGGACGGCGCGCGCCTGAACGGTACGCAGATGGTGGCCGTCATGAATGCGTTGGGCCTCGACGTCGCGGTGTTGGGCAACCACGAGTTCGATATTGGCGAGGTGGACTTCCGCGCCCGGGTCTCCGAATCGCGTTTCCAGTGGCTGGCTACCAACGTCACCGACTCGGCGGGGCGGCCTTTCGAAGGGGTCCGGCCCTGGGTCTTCCGGACCGTGGGGGACAGCGACGGTGACACCGTGCGCATCGCCTTCGTGGGCGCGGTCCTGGGTTCAGGGGCTCCCGCCTGGGTGCGCGTGGCCGATCCCCTGCCCAGCCTGCGGGATGCGGCAGCGATCGTCGCCGATTCCGCGGATGCAGTGGTGGCGCTCACGCACCTCAACGTCGCGACCGACCGAGCGCTCCTCGAGGGCACGGCTGACGTCGATCTGGTGTTGGGAGGCCACGAACACGAGGCGATGGTCGTGGCGGTGGGCGATCGCCTCATCGTGAAGGCGGACGCCAACGCTGTTTCCGCCGCGCACGTCCGCATCCCCGTGGCGCAGGGCCGGGCCGGTGTGGCGGTCGCCGAGATCCTCCCGATCACCGATGCGCTCGCGGAGGACCCTGCCGTCGCCGCGGAGGTCGCGTCCTGGGTGGAGCGCGCGTTTCAGGGATTCCGGGCCGACGGCTTCCAGCCGGAACAGGTGATCGCGCGGATCCCGTCGGACCTGGACGGGCGTGAGGCCGAAGTGCTGTTGCGTCCGACGGGTCTCACGCGCTTGATCGCCGACGCGTTCGCCGCCGAGGACGCGGACGCGGATGCCGTGCTCTACAACGCGGGCTCCATCCGCTTCGACGACGTGCTGCGGGCCGGACCGGTCACCGAGTACGATCTCATTCGGGTGCTGCCCTTCGGAGGGGTCAGCTACAGCGTGGACCTGAGGGGCGACGTGCTGGAGCGAGCGCTGGACCAGGGCGCGCAGAATCGTGGCACCGGGGGGTTCCTGCAGACTGCGGGTGTGGAGGGGGCCAGCGGAGCCTGGCGGGTCGCAGGAGCGCCGCTCGATCCGGGGCGGACCTACCGGGTGGTGTTGCCCGACTACCTGCTGACCGGCCGCGAACGGGGACTCGGCTTCCTCGCAGCCGACCAGGAGGGGGTGAGCGTGCAGGCAGAGCATCCGGACATGCGCCTCTCGGTGAAGGCCGAGCTGACCCGTCGGTTTCCCCCGGCCGGGAGGTAG
- the modA gene encoding molybdate ABC transporter substrate-binding protein, with the protein MKRASTLALLMALAACGGGRPPAKVLTVFAASSLTDAMQGVASGFERDHPGTRVALSFAGSQVLRVQIEQGAPADVYASADPQHLQALAEAGLVVEPTVFAHNALVLVVPETNPAGIESFEQLPRAERVVLGAPEAPVGAYTRVLLERAADELGASFTRSVLDHVVSEESNVRLVLAKVELGEADAAIVYRTDAAAGRRVRWIPLPAALAQRLDYGAGVVRESSHADLASVFVRYLRSPEASALLLDLGFEVD; encoded by the coding sequence GTGAAGCGCGCTTCGACCCTGGCGCTGCTCATGGCGCTGGCAGCGTGCGGGGGTGGGCGTCCACCAGCCAAGGTGCTCACGGTGTTTGCGGCCTCCTCCTTGACCGACGCCATGCAGGGCGTCGCGTCGGGGTTCGAGCGCGACCATCCCGGGACCCGCGTGGCCCTCAGCTTCGCGGGGAGCCAGGTGCTGCGCGTGCAGATCGAGCAGGGCGCACCCGCCGACGTGTATGCGTCGGCGGACCCGCAACACCTGCAGGCGCTGGCCGAGGCGGGCCTGGTGGTGGAACCGACGGTGTTCGCCCACAACGCGCTGGTGCTGGTGGTGCCGGAGACGAACCCTGCGGGCATCGAGTCGTTCGAACAGCTTCCGCGTGCGGAACGGGTGGTGCTCGGGGCGCCCGAGGCCCCGGTGGGAGCGTACACACGCGTCCTGCTCGAACGGGCCGCCGACGAGCTGGGTGCCTCGTTCACGCGCTCGGTCCTGGACCATGTGGTCTCCGAGGAGAGCAACGTGAGACTGGTGCTGGCCAAGGTCGAGCTGGGCGAAGCGGACGCCGCCATCGTGTATCGAACCGATGCGGCCGCCGGGCGACGCGTACGGTGGATCCCGTTGCCGGCCGCGCTCGCGCAGCGCCTGGACTACGGGGCCGGCGTGGTGAGAGAAAGCAGCCACGCCGATCTGGCCTCTGTATTCGTCCGCTACCTCCGCTCCCCGGAGGCCAGCGCCCTGCTGCTGGACCTGGGCTTCGAGGTGGATTGA
- a CDS encoding TonB-dependent receptor has protein sequence MEFPTVRPLQLVTLTLALSATAAAAQDRPDSTRADTTVYRLDELRVVATRPVTTVGGASAYEIHMDSMSLAVSPTVEDVLRELPSVHVRTNSRGEAEISVRGSESRQVAVLLDGVPLTLGWDARTDVSVLPAGATTEISLVRGLSSMLHGPNVLGGVVQMSVGHGTSFPEHASLQVSGGIDEVGGYGTSVTGARPFESTSGRWLLRGGFGLRDSPGATLPQGVREPVPTEESLRLNTDFSEFNGFGALRFQGDGGRWFSLSGSGFKAERGIAGELDVEEPRLWRYPDITRAIVAASGGTGDRATPWGRGDLEVSLGLDLGRTEIESFATRAYDEVIGTEEGDARTLTVRMLGDHTLGRFGDLRAAFTYADINHDATTDGELREYRQQLTSLGVETIWKLVDASDGAIEALRFSVGGAFDQGKTPETGGLPSLGTLDDWGARAGLSAVVNDGRTLLHMGASRRGRFPALRETYSEALNRFEPNPDLQPEHLVAFEGGVTTRLGGGDLQVVGFHHRLSDAIRRITLPSRLRKRVNSDRLESTGAELLLTQSFGGLTLSGDLTLQSVQLFDTVDVSSQPENLPEVSGSVQARFPLFSGVSATTALRYTGTQFCQHPDTGADVELAGGAWWNVDVGRSWALPSSTGSRLMSRVEARVGVDNLTDTALYDQCGLPRPGRLLRVQFRLF, from the coding sequence TTGGAATTCCCCACGGTGCGCCCGCTCCAGCTGGTGACCCTCACGCTGGCGCTCTCGGCAACGGCGGCCGCGGCCCAGGATCGCCCCGATTCTACGCGCGCGGACACCACCGTCTACCGGCTCGACGAGCTCCGCGTGGTCGCCACCCGCCCCGTCACCACGGTGGGGGGCGCGAGCGCCTACGAGATCCACATGGACTCGATGTCGCTGGCGGTCTCCCCCACCGTCGAGGACGTGCTGAGGGAGCTTCCCAGTGTTCACGTCCGTACCAACTCGCGAGGCGAAGCCGAGATCTCGGTGCGGGGGTCCGAGTCACGTCAGGTCGCGGTACTCCTCGACGGGGTGCCGCTCACGCTCGGTTGGGACGCACGCACCGACGTGTCGGTGCTTCCCGCCGGAGCCACCACCGAGATCAGCCTGGTGCGGGGGCTGTCCTCCATGCTGCACGGGCCCAACGTCCTGGGTGGAGTGGTGCAGATGAGCGTGGGCCACGGTACCTCCTTTCCGGAGCATGCCTCCCTGCAGGTCTCTGGCGGGATCGACGAAGTGGGCGGTTACGGCACGTCGGTCACCGGCGCCCGTCCCTTCGAAAGCACCAGCGGACGCTGGCTGCTGCGCGGCGGCTTCGGGCTGCGGGACTCCCCCGGCGCGACGCTGCCCCAGGGAGTGCGCGAGCCGGTGCCCACGGAGGAGTCGCTGCGGCTCAATACCGATTTCAGCGAGTTCAACGGCTTCGGCGCTCTGCGCTTCCAGGGTGACGGCGGCCGCTGGTTCTCGCTCTCCGGGTCCGGGTTCAAGGCCGAGCGCGGCATCGCCGGCGAGTTGGACGTCGAAGAGCCACGGCTTTGGCGCTACCCGGACATCACGCGCGCCATCGTGGCCGCGTCGGGGGGAACCGGAGATCGCGCGACCCCCTGGGGCCGAGGCGACCTCGAGGTGAGCCTCGGGCTCGATCTGGGCCGCACGGAGATCGAGTCGTTCGCGACCCGCGCCTACGACGAGGTGATCGGCACGGAGGAAGGCGATGCGCGCACGCTGACGGTACGCATGCTGGGTGACCACACGCTGGGGCGCTTCGGGGACCTGCGCGCGGCTTTCACCTATGCCGACATCAACCACGACGCCACCACCGACGGCGAGCTACGCGAGTACAGACAGCAACTCACAAGCCTGGGCGTCGAGACCATCTGGAAGCTCGTCGACGCCTCGGACGGAGCCATCGAAGCACTACGCTTCAGCGTCGGCGGCGCGTTCGACCAGGGGAAGACCCCCGAGACCGGGGGCCTGCCCTCCCTGGGTACGCTCGACGACTGGGGAGCACGCGCGGGGCTGTCCGCCGTCGTGAACGACGGACGCACCCTGCTGCACATGGGCGCCAGCAGGCGGGGTCGCTTCCCCGCCCTGCGCGAGACCTACTCGGAGGCCCTCAATCGCTTCGAGCCCAACCCGGATCTCCAGCCCGAGCATCTGGTGGCCTTCGAAGGAGGGGTGACCACCCGGCTGGGCGGAGGCGACCTGCAGGTGGTGGGCTTCCATCACCGCCTCAGTGATGCCATCCGCCGCATCACGCTCCCCAGCCGCCTGCGCAAGCGTGTCAACTCCGATCGACTGGAAAGCACGGGGGCCGAGCTCCTGCTCACGCAGTCGTTCGGGGGTCTCACTCTCAGCGGCGACCTGACACTGCAGTCCGTGCAGCTCTTCGACACCGTCGACGTGTCCAGCCAACCCGAGAATCTGCCGGAGGTGTCAGGCAGCGTGCAGGCGCGCTTCCCCCTCTTCTCCGGGGTCTCCGCCACAACCGCACTGCGCTACACCGGTACGCAGTTCTGCCAGCATCCGGACACCGGCGCTGACGTGGAGCTGGCTGGTGGTGCCTGGTGGAACGTCGACGTGGGACGTTCGTGGGCGCTGCCCTCCTCGACGGGCAGCCGTCTCATGAGTCGCGTGGAGGCGCGCGTCGGCGTCGACAACCTCACGGATACCGCGCTGTACGATCAATGCGGCCTGCCCCGCCCCGGGCGCCTGCTGCGCGTCCAGTTCAGACTCTTCTAG